Proteins encoded within one genomic window of Methanothrix harundinacea 6Ac:
- a CDS encoding 7-cyano-7-deazaguanine synthase yields MLQGTKSDCAEPRRPSDKELSMMAVVPIVSGDIDSLVMCKILNNERQEQHPIFIDFGQISGDEEWEACRSVFERCDLPPPERIDLSGYCRSIESDVQGECKASYINAFLPGRNLMALMAAASYAYQRGIKIVALALLSDESRRFPDQTEEFLVNANFAINSAFGDFITILTPLINFTKEDVLNTARWYGLPIEETFCCHPGRNGICRSCTARKAVVDPLGREGRDD; encoded by the coding sequence ATGCTTCAAGGTACAAAGTCCGACTGCGCAGAACCGCGCCGTCCCTCAGATAAGGAGCTATCGATGATGGCCGTAGTCCCCATAGTCTCCGGTGACATAGACTCCCTGGTGATGTGCAAGATCCTCAACAACGAGAGGCAGGAGCAGCACCCCATCTTCATCGACTTCGGCCAGATATCCGGCGATGAGGAGTGGGAGGCCTGCAGGAGCGTCTTTGAGAGGTGCGACCTTCCGCCGCCCGAGAGGATAGACCTGAGCGGCTACTGCAGATCGATAGAGTCCGACGTCCAGGGGGAGTGCAAGGCGAGCTACATCAACGCCTTCCTCCCGGGGAGAAACCTGATGGCTCTGATGGCCGCCGCCTCGTACGCCTACCAGCGGGGGATTAAGATCGTAGCCCTCGCCCTCCTCTCGGATGAGAGCCGCCGGTTCCCCGACCAGACTGAGGAGTTCCTCGTCAACGCCAACTTCGCCATAAACTCGGCCTTCGGCGACTTCATCACCATCCTCACCCCCCTCATAAACTTCACGAAGGAGGACGTCCTCAACACCGCCAGATGGTACGGCCTCCCCATCGAGGAGACCTTCTGCTGCCACCCGGGAAGAAACGGAATCTGCAGGAGCTGCACCGCCCGAAAGGCCGTCGTCGACCCCCTGGGGAGGGAGGGAAGGGATGATTGA
- a CDS encoding TIGR04083 family peptide-modifying radical SAM enzyme has product MIIPTLGCPSSCSYCWSSDERSPIMTIETVKEMVHWLREFRDDPVTFTFHGGEPLLAGADFYREALALITEGLRPRKIAFALQTNLWKMTPEMASVLAEYQIPIGSSIDGPKDLNDLQRSAGYFDKTMAGYRVAKEHGLSVQFICTFTSTSIDKKEEIFNFFLENGLTMKLHPALPSLKSDDPDKWALPPEKYGELLVYLLDKYLENMDKIEVRNINDLCRCVFTGRGTVCTYVDCMDDTFAVGPDGSIYPCYRFVGMPEWVMGNIRDRPSQADLAGSGAGRRMQEFKRRVDVACKGCRHLRYCRGGCPYNAIAPSGGELLGVDPHCVAYKRIFDEIADRFNKEIFGSFPMGPTCLPTEPPRGGKPGITALIQKIVSS; this is encoded by the coding sequence ATGATCATCCCCACCCTGGGCTGTCCATCCAGCTGCAGCTACTGCTGGTCCTCCGATGAAAGGTCCCCAATAATGACGATCGAGACTGTGAAGGAGATGGTCCACTGGCTCCGGGAGTTTCGGGACGACCCCGTCACCTTCACCTTCCACGGCGGCGAGCCCCTCCTCGCCGGAGCCGACTTCTACCGCGAGGCTCTGGCCCTGATCACCGAGGGGCTCCGGCCCCGGAAGATCGCCTTCGCCCTCCAGACGAACCTCTGGAAGATGACCCCGGAGATGGCCTCCGTCCTGGCGGAGTACCAGATCCCCATCGGCTCAAGCATCGACGGCCCGAAGGATCTGAACGACCTCCAGAGGTCGGCGGGGTACTTCGATAAGACGATGGCCGGCTACAGGGTCGCAAAGGAGCACGGCCTCTCCGTCCAGTTCATCTGCACCTTCACCTCCACCTCGATAGACAAAAAGGAGGAGATATTCAACTTCTTCTTGGAGAACGGCCTCACCATGAAGCTCCACCCTGCTCTTCCCTCCCTGAAGAGCGACGATCCGGATAAGTGGGCCCTCCCTCCCGAGAAGTACGGCGAGCTCCTCGTCTACCTCCTCGACAAGTACCTGGAGAATATGGATAAGATCGAGGTCCGTAACATCAACGACCTCTGTCGATGCGTCTTCACCGGCCGGGGGACGGTCTGCACCTACGTCGACTGCATGGACGACACCTTCGCCGTCGGCCCCGACGGGAGCATATACCCCTGCTACCGGTTCGTGGGGATGCCGGAGTGGGTGATGGGGAACATCCGCGACCGTCCCTCCCAGGCCGACCTGGCGGGGTCCGGGGCTGGAAGGAGGATGCAGGAGTTCAAGAGGCGGGTCGACGTGGCGTGCAAGGGCTGCCGCCACCTCCGGTACTGCCGGGGCGGATGCCCCTACAACGCCATAGCCCCCTCCGGCGGCGAGCTTTTGGGCGTCGATCCCCACTGCGTCGCCTACAAGAGAATCTTCGACGAGATCGCCGACCGGTTCAATAAAGAGATCTTCGGCTCCTTCCCGATGGGGCCGACCTGCCTCCCCACCGAGCCCCCTCGGGGCGGAAAGCCGGGGATCACGGCCCTGATCCAGAAGATCGTCTCGAGCTAG
- the mmp10 gene encoding methyl coenzyme M reductase-arginine methyltransferase Mmp10 (Mmp10 (methanogenesis marker protein 10) is a cobalamin-requiring radical SAM methyltransferase that creates the methylarginine modification to methyl coenzyme M reductase.) gives MEILADVGGRPGIDCKGFCSYCYFKGVKTNELKPFGCKRCLPFQKGCDYCSRAIAEAYPGFKPMATVAMEVAGAAFGRRPDKVTISGGGDLSCYPHLLELARMVGQGGVPIHLGYTSGKGFTRGDEAEDLIEAGVKEVSFTVFSTDPALRREHMNDRHPEAALANLRRFAEGCDVYAASVLIPGVNDGPELDRTCRDLEEMGVKNLILMRFANSREQGLILGNEPIIPGVVPHTVEEFRDIVTETNDRYSFRVAGTPLWDPVTKSPFALAHHKDLIRRLPQVQKGATLITSSVAAPLLKAIFAELGDGVNVIAVKKDIGCLITIQDLLALDLSSVKETVILPGRTMAFDPEIKRVLSRDGVRRLVRRGPDRLTVDGEMSISMTPEEVIEVEVEAFTELISEINGLGV, from the coding sequence ATGGAGATTCTGGCGGACGTCGGCGGAAGGCCGGGGATAGACTGCAAGGGATTTTGCAGCTACTGCTACTTCAAGGGCGTAAAGACAAACGAGCTGAAGCCCTTCGGGTGCAAGAGGTGCCTACCTTTTCAGAAGGGGTGCGACTACTGCTCCCGGGCGATCGCCGAGGCGTACCCAGGCTTCAAGCCGATGGCGACGGTGGCGATGGAGGTGGCCGGAGCCGCCTTCGGGAGGAGGCCCGATAAGGTGACGATCAGCGGCGGAGGCGACCTCAGCTGCTATCCCCACCTCCTGGAGCTGGCCCGGATGGTGGGGCAGGGCGGGGTCCCCATCCACCTCGGCTACACCAGCGGCAAGGGCTTCACGAGGGGAGACGAGGCCGAGGACCTGATCGAGGCGGGGGTGAAGGAGGTCTCCTTCACCGTCTTCTCGACGGACCCGGCCCTCCGGAGAGAGCATATGAACGACCGCCACCCCGAGGCCGCCCTGGCGAACCTCCGGCGGTTCGCTGAAGGCTGCGACGTCTACGCCGCCTCCGTCCTCATACCGGGGGTGAACGACGGCCCCGAGCTCGACCGGACCTGCCGGGACCTGGAGGAGATGGGGGTCAAGAACCTGATCCTGATGAGGTTTGCAAACTCTCGGGAGCAGGGGCTGATCCTCGGAAACGAGCCGATCATCCCCGGGGTCGTCCCCCACACCGTCGAGGAGTTCCGGGATATCGTGACCGAGACGAACGATAGATACAGCTTCAGGGTGGCGGGAACCCCCCTCTGGGACCCCGTGACGAAGTCCCCCTTCGCCCTGGCGCACCACAAGGACCTGATAAGAAGGCTCCCCCAAGTCCAGAAGGGGGCGACCCTCATCACCAGCTCCGTCGCCGCCCCCCTCCTCAAAGCGATTTTCGCGGAGCTGGGCGACGGCGTCAACGTCATCGCCGTAAAAAAGGATATCGGATGCCTCATCACCATCCAGGACCTCCTCGCCCTCGACCTCTCGTCGGTGAAGGAGACGGTGATCCTCCCGGGGAGGACGATGGCCTTCGACCCCGAGATCAAACGGGTCCTATCGAGGGACGGGGTCAGAAGGCTCGTCCGGCGCGGCCCCGACCGGCTGACCGTCGACGGGGAGATGTCCATCAGCATGACCCCCGAGGAGGTGATCGAGGTGGAGGTGGAGGCCTTCACCGAGCTGATCAGTGAGATCAACGGCCTGGGGGTCTGA
- a CDS encoding arsenate reductase ArsC, producing the protein MSRKEKVIFLSAHNSARSQMAEGLLRHLYSDRYLAFSAGVDPREVDPLAVEAMAERGIDISRQRSKSSKELWGTAVDVVAKIRDFDSEACPLFPSGRWRAFLPLEDPSMVEDPAERRRVLSAARDRLERWIVETFGEEAFRKDDQ; encoded by the coding sequence ATGTCCAGAAAGGAGAAGGTCATATTCCTCTCCGCCCATAACTCCGCCCGATCTCAGATGGCTGAGGGGCTCCTCCGCCACCTCTACTCCGACCGCTACCTCGCCTTCAGCGCCGGGGTGGACCCCCGGGAGGTGGACCCCCTGGCGGTGGAGGCGATGGCGGAGAGGGGGATAGACATCTCCCGGCAGAGGTCCAAGAGCTCAAAGGAGCTTTGGGGTACGGCCGTGGACGTGGTGGCCAAGATCCGCGACTTCGATTCCGAGGCCTGCCCCCTCTTCCCCAGCGGGAGGTGGAGGGCGTTCCTGCCCCTGGAGGACCCCTCGATGGTGGAGGACCCGGCGGAGCGGAGGCGGGTCCTCTCGGCGGCGAGGGACCGCCTGGAGCGGTGGATCGTCGAGACCTTCGGAGAAGAGGCCTTCAGGAAAGATGATCAGTGA
- the mcrA gene encoding coenzyme-B sulfoethylthiotransferase subunit alpha, producing MGKIHTKKLFVKALNKKFGRDFDLSGTKTVYERLGPEQNARKREFMEASKKLEGKRGISMYNPYLHAGGVPLGQRQLVPYKLSTTEYIVEGDDLHFVNNPAMQQMWDDIRRTIVVGLDMAHEVLEKRLGKEVTPETINNYLEILNHAMPGAAVVQEHMVETHPALVDDCNVRMFTGDDDLADEIDDQYLIDVNKLFPAEQAEEIKAAMGKTSWQAIHIPTIVSRTCDGGTTSRWSAMQLSMTFIDAYNMCAGEAAVADLAFAAKHAAVIQMADMLPARRARGPNEPGGLSFGFLADMVQTSRVKPFDPPQVSLNVVAAGAMLYDQIWLGSYMSGGVGFTQYATAAYTNDVLDDFSYYACDYGVDKFGDWGKAPATLETSKDIATETTLYAMEQYESFPTLLEDHFGGSQRSAVMAAASAIGSACLTGNSQSGLAAWYLSHLIHKDGWGRMGFFGYDLQDQCGPTNVFSYQGDEGSPLELRGANYPNYAMNVGHQGEYAGISSAAHAGRFDAYACNPLIKVCFANPALIFTWDDIRKGYGMGGAREFRAAGERSLVMPAV from the coding sequence ATGGGAAAGATTCACACTAAAAAGCTGTTCGTAAAGGCTTTGAACAAGAAGTTCGGAAGGGACTTCGACCTCAGCGGAACTAAGACCGTCTACGAGAGGCTTGGTCCCGAGCAGAACGCCCGTAAGAGAGAGTTCATGGAGGCCTCCAAGAAGCTGGAGGGCAAGCGTGGCATCTCCATGTACAACCCCTACCTCCACGCCGGCGGCGTACCGCTGGGCCAGAGGCAGCTCGTCCCCTACAAGCTCTCCACCACGGAGTACATCGTAGAGGGTGACGACCTCCACTTCGTCAACAACCCCGCCATGCAGCAGATGTGGGACGACATCCGGAGGACGATCGTCGTCGGTCTGGACATGGCCCACGAGGTGCTGGAGAAGCGTCTGGGCAAAGAGGTCACCCCCGAGACGATCAACAACTACCTGGAGATCCTCAACCACGCCATGCCCGGCGCCGCCGTGGTTCAGGAGCACATGGTCGAGACCCACCCCGCCCTCGTCGACGACTGTAACGTCCGGATGTTCACCGGCGACGACGACCTGGCGGACGAGATCGACGACCAGTACCTGATCGACGTCAACAAGCTCTTCCCCGCCGAGCAGGCCGAGGAGATCAAGGCAGCCATGGGCAAGACCTCCTGGCAGGCCATCCACATCCCGACGATCGTATCCAGGACCTGCGACGGCGGTACCACCTCCAGGTGGAGCGCCATGCAGCTCTCCATGACCTTCATCGACGCCTACAACATGTGCGCCGGTGAGGCCGCTGTGGCCGACCTGGCCTTCGCCGCGAAGCACGCCGCCGTCATCCAGATGGCTGACATGCTCCCCGCGAGGAGGGCCCGAGGCCCCAACGAGCCCGGTGGACTATCTTTCGGCTTCCTCGCCGACATGGTCCAGACCTCCAGGGTCAAGCCCTTCGACCCGCCCCAGGTCTCCCTGAACGTCGTCGCCGCCGGCGCGATGCTCTACGACCAGATCTGGCTCGGCAGCTACATGTCCGGTGGTGTCGGCTTCACCCAGTACGCCACGGCCGCCTACACCAACGACGTCCTGGACGACTTCTCCTACTACGCATGCGACTACGGCGTGGACAAGTTCGGTGACTGGGGCAAGGCTCCCGCCACCCTGGAGACCTCCAAGGACATCGCCACCGAGACGACCCTCTACGCCATGGAGCAGTACGAGTCCTTCCCGACCCTGCTGGAGGACCACTTCGGCGGTTCCCAGAGGTCCGCGGTCATGGCCGCCGCCAGCGCCATCGGCTCTGCCTGCCTGACCGGAAACAGCCAGTCCGGCCTCGCCGCCTGGTACCTCAGCCACCTCATCCACAAGGACGGCTGGGGCAGGATGGGCTTCTTCGGATACGACCTGCAGGACCAGTGCGGTCCGACCAACGTCTTCAGCTACCAGGGCGACGAGGGGAGCCCCCTCGAGCTGAGAGGCGCGAACTATCCGAACTACGCCATGAACGTCGGCCACCAGGGCGAGTATGCAGGCATCTCCAGCGCCGCTCACGCGGGCCGCTTCGACGCCTATGCGTGCAACCCCCTGATCAAGGTCTGCTTCGCAAACCCGGCCCTGATCTTCACCTGGGACGACATCCGCAAGGGATACGGCATGGGTGGTGCGAGGGAGTTCCGCGCGGCCGGCGAGAGATCCCTGGTCATGCCCGCAGTGTAG
- a CDS encoding methyl-coenzyme M reductase glutamine C-methyltransferase yields the protein MKTTIVSPKIYTYGSLVLGGILRDRGHAVSITRDLSSEGDLTLLSLFSTSQLLDPEIRELASRAPRIYVGGPVGLVPEIVLGELEVDAVVVGEGEEVVADLVEGGPSEEISGLAFLRDGVVVKTDPIPVSDLDHVMPLIPDDLRSQSVRGANVYIETHRGCLGGCTFCQVPRFFGRSIRSRSLENILAEVREMKRRGVTRVAVSGGTGSLFGYGKEVNKEAFITLLKGLAEILGPKNLSVPDMRVDFVDEEILEAVRRYTVGWVFFGIESGSPGILRAMKKGTTPEKSLEAVELAHQSGVKVGGSFIVGYPGEMEEDYQATLDFMEEAMLEDVFASVAEPIPGTPLAKIALDLPREDNPLYREHAGEYRALRISEAEARCFNLMLTGMSCKPVPRIVDDATYSAFLQEVRTQGRDVRRVMGLLEKYKDRIV from the coding sequence ATGAAGACGACGATCGTATCCCCTAAGATCTACACCTACGGCTCCCTAGTCCTCGGCGGCATCCTCAGGGACCGGGGCCACGCCGTCTCGATCACCAGGGACCTCTCCTCCGAGGGGGATCTGACCCTCCTCAGCCTCTTCTCCACCTCCCAGCTCCTCGACCCCGAGATCCGGGAGTTGGCGAGCCGGGCTCCGAGGATATACGTCGGAGGCCCCGTCGGCCTCGTCCCCGAGATCGTCCTCGGGGAGCTGGAGGTAGATGCTGTGGTCGTGGGGGAGGGGGAGGAGGTCGTCGCAGACCTAGTCGAAGGGGGGCCCTCCGAAGAGATCTCCGGCCTAGCCTTCCTCCGGGACGGCGTGGTGGTCAAGACCGATCCCATCCCCGTCTCCGACCTCGACCACGTCATGCCCCTCATCCCCGACGACCTGAGGAGCCAGAGCGTCCGGGGAGCCAACGTCTACATCGAGACCCACCGGGGATGCCTGGGAGGCTGCACCTTCTGCCAGGTCCCCCGGTTCTTCGGCCGGTCAATCCGGTCCCGGTCCCTCGAGAACATCCTCGCCGAGGTCAGAGAGATGAAGAGGAGGGGGGTCACCAGGGTGGCGGTCAGCGGCGGTACGGGATCACTATTCGGCTACGGGAAGGAGGTGAACAAGGAGGCTTTCATCACCCTCTTAAAGGGCCTGGCTGAGATCCTGGGTCCAAAGAACCTCTCAGTCCCGGATATGAGGGTCGACTTCGTCGACGAGGAGATCCTGGAGGCGGTGAGGAGGTACACCGTCGGCTGGGTCTTCTTCGGGATCGAGTCGGGGAGCCCCGGGATCCTCAGGGCGATGAAGAAGGGGACGACCCCCGAGAAGAGCCTGGAGGCGGTGGAGCTCGCCCACCAGTCCGGGGTCAAGGTCGGCGGAAGCTTCATCGTCGGCTACCCCGGCGAGATGGAGGAGGACTACCAGGCGACCCTAGACTTCATGGAGGAGGCGATGCTGGAGGACGTCTTCGCGAGCGTCGCAGAGCCGATACCAGGAACTCCCCTCGCCAAGATCGCCCTGGACCTGCCCCGGGAGGATAACCCCCTCTACCGGGAGCATGCCGGAGAATATCGGGCCCTGAGGATCTCGGAGGCGGAGGCCCGGTGCTTCAACCTGATGCTCACCGGGATGAGCTGCAAGCCGGTGCCGCGAATAGTCGACGACGCCACCTACTCCGCCTTCCTTCAGGAGGTGCGAACTCAGGGGAGGGATGTGAGGAGGGTGATGGGCCTTCTGGAGAAATATAAGGACCGGATCGTCTGA
- a CDS encoding TIR domain-containing protein, producing the protein MIEIADPEIRPSEPKPSALERLEEMARGEVFEPQALLPRRRAFLIFRVEDLDRVREFCSFAKGVDPRLDFIDFALKVHFKNENAVYVRRCITKRIEASSIVFVLVGKTFQDCEWVDWEVRESLLMKKNLVALRLSDEPSLKAPKVLRDLKVDLHPWGEGLIRDLTRDKASDR; encoded by the coding sequence ATGATTGAGATCGCCGATCCGGAGATCCGCCCTTCAGAGCCGAAACCCTCGGCTTTGGAGAGGCTGGAGGAGATGGCGCGGGGGGAGGTATTCGAGCCTCAGGCCCTCCTCCCCCGGAGGAGGGCCTTCCTCATCTTCCGGGTGGAAGACCTGGACCGGGTCCGGGAGTTCTGCAGCTTCGCCAAGGGGGTCGACCCCCGCCTCGACTTCATAGACTTCGCATTGAAGGTCCATTTCAAGAACGAGAACGCCGTCTACGTCCGACGCTGCATCACGAAAAGGATTGAGGCGTCATCGATCGTCTTCGTCCTGGTGGGAAAGACCTTCCAGGACTGCGAATGGGTCGACTGGGAGGTTCGAGAGAGCCTCCTGATGAAGAAAAATCTGGTGGCCCTGAGGCTGAGCGACGAGCCATCCCTGAAGGCCCCCAAGGTCCTGAGAGACCTCAAGGTCGATCTTCACCCCTGGGGGGAGGGGCTGATCCGGGATCTGACCAGGGATAAAGCCTCGGATCGATAG
- a CDS encoding sodium:calcium antiporter, whose protein sequence is MRTDDGSSGAGSLLEFLTFAVSLVALYYGAKAITDSAVHFAKVLGISEFVIGATVVAFGTALPEFSTSIVAMMVDGGAPEIAAGNVLGSILANTGLALGAAAALYGIYIDRKILETDLSFLLASMLAIYVVFLDYRITWIEGLLLIAIYLSFLRHEISEHRKGEAKGGEKFNPRQLGIFFAGILLLAIGANYMIEAILSISSTLGIPEGVVAVLLLAVGTSLPEISTAIVAAKSGRGDIAMGDIMGANAFNALIILGAASLVGDVAASEAFVSVTLPVVVLISLLLGFMVLGNRITRFEGSMLVAIYLLEVIAILTIL, encoded by the coding sequence ATGAGGACCGACGACGGGTCTTCCGGGGCTGGTTCGTTGCTGGAGTTTTTGACCTTCGCCGTCTCTCTCGTCGCCCTCTACTACGGGGCCAAGGCGATCACCGATAGCGCCGTCCACTTCGCCAAGGTCCTGGGGATCTCCGAGTTCGTCATCGGGGCGACGGTCGTCGCCTTCGGCACCGCCCTTCCGGAGTTCTCTACCTCCATCGTCGCGATGATGGTCGACGGCGGCGCCCCCGAGATCGCCGCCGGAAACGTCCTGGGTTCGATCCTGGCCAACACCGGCCTCGCCCTCGGAGCAGCGGCGGCCCTCTACGGGATATACATCGACAGGAAGATCCTGGAGACGGACCTCTCCTTCCTCCTCGCCTCGATGCTGGCGATATACGTCGTCTTTCTCGACTACAGGATAACCTGGATCGAGGGGCTCCTCCTCATCGCCATATACCTCTCCTTCCTCCGCCACGAGATCTCCGAGCACCGGAAGGGGGAGGCGAAAGGGGGCGAGAAGTTCAATCCACGGCAGCTGGGGATCTTCTTCGCCGGCATCCTCCTCCTGGCCATCGGCGCAAACTACATGATCGAGGCGATCCTGTCGATCTCCTCGACCCTGGGGATCCCCGAGGGGGTGGTGGCGGTCCTCCTCCTGGCGGTAGGAACCTCCCTCCCCGAGATCAGCACCGCCATCGTCGCCGCCAAGAGCGGCCGGGGGGACATCGCCATGGGTGACATCATGGGGGCGAACGCCTTCAACGCCCTGATCATCCTTGGAGCCGCCTCCCTGGTGGGGGACGTGGCCGCGAGCGAGGCCTTCGTCTCCGTCACCCTCCCCGTGGTGGTGCTGATCAGCCTCCTCCTCGGTTTCATGGTCCTGGGAAACCGGATAACCAGGTTTGAGGGGAGCATGCTCGTCGCGATATACCTCCTGGAGGTCATCGCCATCCTGACGATCCTGTAG
- the mcrG gene encoding coenzyme-B sulfoethylthiotransferase subunit gamma, producing MAYKPQYYPGTTSVGKNRRKHMSSDLEKLRDISDADVVTIMGHRAPGADYPSTHPPLAEMGEPDCPIRQLVTPTPGAAAGDRIRYSQFADSMYNAPAIPYFRSYWAAINCRGSDPGTLSGRQIVEARERDIEQYTKIMMDTEMCDPALATMRGCTVHGHSLRLDEDGMMFDMLARTELGSDGNVYYVKDQVGIPLDRKVNAGKPMSEAEAKKRTTIFRCDNVSFGGPCTADKRTFDEGLVTLHHMWERRSKWGFRPE from the coding sequence ATGGCATACAAACCCCAATATTATCCCGGCACCACGTCTGTCGGCAAGAACAGACGCAAGCACATGTCTAGCGATCTGGAGAAGCTGAGAGACATCTCCGACGCCGACGTTGTAACCATCATGGGCCACAGGGCCCCCGGTGCAGACTACCCCAGCACCCACCCGCCCCTGGCAGAGATGGGAGAGCCCGACTGTCCCATAAGGCAGCTCGTCACGCCCACCCCCGGCGCCGCCGCTGGAGACAGGATCAGGTACTCCCAGTTTGCTGACTCCATGTACAACGCCCCCGCCATCCCCTACTTCAGGAGCTACTGGGCGGCCATCAACTGCAGAGGCTCTGACCCCGGCACCCTCTCCGGCCGACAGATCGTCGAGGCTAGAGAGAGAGACATTGAGCAGTACACCAAGATCATGATGGACACCGAGATGTGCGACCCCGCTCTCGCCACCATGAGGGGCTGCACCGTCCACGGCCACTCCCTGAGGCTCGACGAAGATGGAATGATGTTCGACATGCTCGCCAGGACTGAGCTCGGTTCCGACGGAAACGTCTACTACGTCAAGGACCAGGTCGGCATCCCCCTGGACAGAAAGGTCAACGCCGGAAAGCCGATGAGCGAGGCCGAGGCGAAGAAGAGGACCACCATCTTCAGGTGCGACAACGTCTCCTTCGGTGGACCCTGCACCGCAGACAAGAGGACCTTCGACGAGGGGCTGGTCACTCTGCACCACATGTGGGAGCGGAGAAGCAAGTGGGGATTCAGGCCAGAGTAA
- the mcrD gene encoding methyl-coenzyme M reductase operon protein D: MVTKSDTEPVQIEIFPQRFLKPDTAQRLLEEIYSSGGILRIMIQGPNLPKSVPYGPGKGIPIEEHLNMLLELGDSALELRVKVGRIWLELDSEERIEGVKAACERVLPCTFSIKRKQLFHTKPTVSDYAKYGSEVEDKRILGLVDPKAKRERDLAILSDTGGDT; the protein is encoded by the coding sequence ATGGTCACTAAATCAGACACGGAACCGGTCCAGATAGAGATCTTCCCTCAAAGATTTCTAAAGCCCGATACGGCCCAGCGCCTCCTGGAGGAGATCTACAGCAGTGGAGGCATCCTGCGGATCATGATCCAAGGTCCCAACCTCCCCAAGTCGGTGCCCTACGGCCCCGGCAAGGGGATCCCCATCGAGGAGCACTTGAACATGCTCCTGGAGCTGGGGGATTCGGCCCTGGAGCTGAGGGTGAAGGTGGGACGGATCTGGCTGGAGCTGGATAGCGAGGAGAGGATTGAAGGGGTCAAAGCAGCATGCGAGCGAGTGCTGCCCTGCACCTTCAGCATCAAGAGAAAGCAACTATTTCACACCAAGCCCACCGTATCGGACTACGCGAAGTACGGGAGCGAGGTGGAGGATAAGAGGATCCTTGGACTGGTCGATCCGAAGGCCAAGCGAGAACGCGACCTGGCCATTTTGTCTGATACAGGCGGTGACACATAA